Proteins from a genomic interval of Diaphorobacter sp. HDW4A:
- a CDS encoding EAL domain-containing protein, which yields MTNDFFVTGLILVTLIIGAALLPISTLLDPHRREQVGIGLIGGLCALLVAMLHVQASADGISFVYPGILASVSFLFGPLAGGVATLCSLVSLMLDTHHAWWIGLGLAISMWGIGSVTWLVQKRTQLSFWLLFSVLMVLVPMCIAPWATLGDPTTRRGWYTLDIIPWRYMVGVILLCGGVGLIMSRARTQRMLQLSKNDLVQALRASGGGRWEWHARKQLFSYHGSLFRDFGLDDSPDDDEIAPLRQLMDDAHFAELRSRIDRDDFAMMAPSLLRVIEGQSPHFHGEFRIRDNHGRLRKLIARGAAVEFDKSGYPLRLSGMLLDVTEQHEMANALRLSEIKYTTFYKTLPDPAGIVRMSDGRFIDANPAMERMCQLSLPEIIGKTADEFGLSISQHDRIQLTTLIDDDSEFNGMNLKIRLRGASITGVFSARSALIEGERCLIFVFHDMTHTHVIEENLRVSSHSLNQASWLARLGVWEGIPGRGVTYWSDVCCEIHGVPAGTPPPADYVDRYVAPEWREQVRQISRHERNAHMIWETEFEIIRADRQRAWVRVRSETVMTDGKLLKIRGVLQDVDNLRRTSERMLASEARFAHIFQALPISLAFVRRDDGRVVDVNPAWERSSGYTREMSLGHTLVDLGIYTAQTRENMLREARKTGELIGYENELRSFDGKTHTVLQSMSSIDVGGQACWLISLINITERKQQELRVREREELLSLTLAAASLGTWDFDLLTGNVRGDARWYELHGEDAAFEHNSEPTPWDIGIGNEQIALIESALQRHQMNPSTPFDATWRIAPPQAPTRWLRNVGKVVEYDKDGAAQRMVGVTMDVTLQHEQQELLHHLAHYDSQTGLPNRVLLGQRLRDAVELSNKKGHQLAITYIDLDALKAINDRLGHDVGDRLLVLVAGRVQRALRPADCVARLGGDEFVVLLSDLSDREAAEKRLRALMDAVAAPYDVEGEPIHITASVGYTLFPEDSADTDTLLRHADQAMYLAKQAGGNRLRAFDSVQEMARLSLVEHRARVDQAMNNGELSLYLQPKVDMRTGAVIGAEALVRWVHPELGVILPGSFLHVIDGTELEAKFSEWAMDSVLTHISQLKSQGLEMQISVNIDAERLRHRDFANWVLGHLERHPDVQPRQLDLEITENAALYDINHVARELAQLRAIGISVSLDDFGTGYSSLAYLRRLPIDQLKLDQSYVRGMMQDPADQAIVQGVIGLARSFGYRIVAEGVESVEQGILLVRMGCLIAQGHIISRPMPAEHFADWAKHWHAPRSWLESARTIAEPLPLV from the coding sequence ATGACCAATGATTTTTTCGTCACGGGCTTGATTCTGGTGACATTGATCATTGGCGCGGCGTTGCTGCCCATTTCCACGCTGCTCGACCCCCATCGACGCGAGCAGGTGGGCATCGGCTTGATTGGCGGTTTATGCGCATTGCTGGTGGCCATGCTTCATGTGCAGGCGTCGGCGGACGGTATCTCGTTCGTCTACCCCGGCATTCTCGCGTCCGTGAGCTTTCTCTTCGGCCCGCTTGCGGGTGGTGTGGCGACGCTTTGTTCTCTTGTCAGCCTGATGCTGGATACCCACCATGCTTGGTGGATTGGACTGGGTCTGGCCATCTCCATGTGGGGTATAGGCAGCGTAACCTGGCTGGTCCAGAAGCGCACGCAACTCAGCTTCTGGCTTCTTTTTTCTGTGCTGATGGTGCTCGTGCCCATGTGCATCGCGCCTTGGGCGACGCTGGGCGATCCCACGACCCGCAGAGGGTGGTATACGCTGGACATCATTCCATGGCGCTATATGGTGGGCGTGATACTGCTGTGCGGCGGCGTCGGTCTGATCATGAGCCGCGCCCGCACCCAGCGTATGCTGCAATTGAGCAAGAACGATCTCGTGCAGGCGCTGCGAGCATCCGGCGGGGGACGATGGGAATGGCATGCGCGCAAACAGCTGTTCAGCTACCACGGCAGTCTCTTTCGTGACTTCGGTCTGGATGACAGCCCTGACGATGATGAGATCGCGCCACTGAGGCAGCTCATGGACGATGCGCATTTTGCCGAGTTGCGCTCGCGCATCGACCGAGACGATTTCGCAATGATGGCACCTAGCCTGCTTCGGGTGATTGAAGGTCAGTCACCTCATTTTCATGGCGAATTCCGCATTCGTGACAACCACGGCCGTTTGCGCAAGCTGATCGCACGCGGAGCCGCCGTGGAATTCGACAAGAGTGGCTACCCATTGCGACTTTCAGGCATGTTGCTTGATGTCACCGAGCAGCACGAGATGGCAAACGCGCTTCGCCTCTCGGAGATCAAATACACCACCTTCTATAAAACGCTGCCCGACCCTGCTGGAATTGTGCGCATGTCGGACGGCCGCTTCATCGATGCCAATCCGGCCATGGAACGCATGTGTCAGCTGTCTTTGCCTGAAATTATTGGCAAGACAGCGGATGAGTTTGGGTTGTCGATCTCCCAACACGACCGCATTCAGCTGACAACGCTGATCGATGATGATTCTGAATTCAATGGGATGAATCTGAAGATCCGCTTGCGAGGAGCCTCTATCACGGGCGTTTTTTCCGCACGCAGTGCGCTCATTGAAGGCGAGCGCTGCCTGATCTTCGTCTTTCACGACATGACGCATACGCATGTCATCGAGGAGAACCTGCGCGTCTCCAGTCATTCACTGAATCAGGCAAGTTGGCTTGCGCGTCTGGGCGTTTGGGAGGGCATTCCAGGCCGCGGCGTGACCTATTGGTCTGACGTCTGTTGCGAAATCCACGGAGTGCCTGCTGGCACACCGCCACCGGCCGACTACGTCGACCGCTATGTGGCACCCGAATGGCGGGAGCAGGTACGCCAGATCAGCCGACACGAGCGCAATGCGCACATGATCTGGGAAACCGAGTTCGAGATCATTCGGGCCGACCGGCAGCGCGCATGGGTGCGTGTGCGCAGCGAAACCGTCATGACGGATGGCAAACTCCTCAAGATTCGCGGCGTGCTACAGGACGTCGACAATCTGAGGCGCACGTCGGAGCGCATGCTGGCGTCCGAGGCGCGTTTCGCCCACATCTTTCAGGCGCTGCCGATCTCGCTCGCCTTCGTTCGCCGCGACGACGGCCGGGTGGTTGACGTGAATCCCGCATGGGAAAGAAGCTCTGGCTACACCCGCGAGATGTCGCTGGGCCACACGCTAGTCGATCTGGGAATCTACACCGCCCAAACCCGCGAAAACATGCTGCGCGAAGCGCGCAAGACCGGGGAGCTGATTGGCTACGAAAACGAACTGCGCTCTTTCGACGGAAAGACACACACGGTTCTGCAATCCATGAGTTCCATCGACGTCGGCGGGCAAGCTTGTTGGCTCATTTCGCTGATCAATATCACCGAGCGCAAGCAACAGGAGCTCAGAGTGCGCGAGCGCGAGGAGCTGCTCTCACTCACGCTTGCTGCTGCCTCATTGGGCACGTGGGACTTTGACCTGCTGACAGGCAATGTGCGCGGCGATGCGCGCTGGTACGAATTGCACGGTGAAGACGCCGCATTCGAGCACAACTCCGAGCCGACGCCTTGGGACATCGGCATCGGCAACGAGCAGATTGCCTTGATCGAAAGCGCTTTGCAGCGGCATCAGATGAACCCTTCCACACCGTTTGATGCCACTTGGCGCATTGCACCACCTCAGGCCCCCACGCGTTGGCTGCGCAATGTCGGAAAAGTAGTGGAATACGACAAGGATGGAGCCGCTCAGCGCATGGTGGGTGTGACCATGGACGTCACTCTCCAACACGAGCAGCAGGAGTTGCTGCACCACTTGGCCCACTACGACTCTCAGACAGGCCTGCCCAACCGCGTACTGCTCGGCCAACGCTTACGCGATGCGGTGGAACTCAGCAACAAGAAAGGTCATCAACTGGCTATCACCTATATCGATCTGGATGCGCTCAAGGCCATCAATGATCGTCTGGGTCATGACGTGGGAGATCGCCTGCTTGTGTTGGTCGCCGGCCGCGTGCAGCGCGCGCTGCGCCCTGCAGATTGTGTGGCGCGTCTGGGCGGCGACGAATTCGTCGTGCTGCTCTCCGACCTGAGTGATCGCGAGGCCGCAGAGAAACGGCTTCGTGCTTTGATGGACGCTGTCGCTGCTCCGTATGACGTCGAAGGCGAACCTATTCATATCACCGCGAGTGTGGGCTATACCCTGTTCCCGGAGGACTCGGCCGACACAGATACCTTGCTGCGCCATGCCGATCAGGCAATGTATCTGGCCAAACAGGCTGGCGGCAATCGCCTTCGCGCTTTCGACTCGGTGCAGGAGATGGCGCGTCTGAGTCTTGTGGAGCACCGAGCGCGCGTGGATCAGGCCATGAACAACGGCGAGTTGTCGCTCTATCTCCAGCCCAAGGTCGACATGCGCACCGGTGCCGTTATCGGTGCCGAGGCTTTGGTGCGGTGGGTCCATCCCGAACTTGGCGTGATTCTTCCGGGCTCCTTCCTGCACGTGATCGATGGCACCGAACTCGAGGCCAAGTTCTCCGAATGGGCCATGGATTCGGTGCTCACGCACATCAGCCAGCTCAAGAGTCAGGGGCTGGAGATGCAGATCAGCGTCAACATCGACGCTGAGCGCCTGCGCCACCGCGACTTTGCCAACTGGGTGCTTGGCCATCTGGAGCGCCATCCGGACGTGCAGCCCAGACAGCTTGATCTGGAGATCACAGAGAACGCGGCGCTCTACGACATCAATCATGTCGCCCGCGAACTGGCGCAACTGCGCGCCATCGGCATCTCGGTCTCGCTTGATGATTTCGGCACAGGCTATTCGTCGCTGGCCTACCTGCGGCGCCTGCCCATCGATCAATTGAAGCTAGACCAGAGCTATGTGCGGGGCATGATGCAGGACCCGGCCGATCAGGCCATTGTTCAGGGGGTGATCGGGCTTGCGCGGTCGTTTGGCTACCGCATCGTGGCCGAGGGGGTGGAGTCTGTGGAGCAAGGCATTCTGCTGGTCCGCATGGGTTGCCTGATAGCGCAGGGGCACATCATCTCGCGACCCATGCCCGCCGAACACTTCGCGGATTGGGCCAAGCACTGGCACGCCCCGCGCTCCTGGCTGGAGTCGGCCCGGACCATCGCCGAGCCGCTTCCGCTGGTATAA
- a CDS encoding DMT family transporter has protein sequence MPLTPAPASPAQRSWVPEFLLLSSIWGASFLFMRMGAVEFGPFPTAGLRVALAAVLLIPFVVLTGEWPALRRHWKTVMLAGVINSAIPFALFAWAVMHITTGLTSILNATVPLFGALVAWIWLGERIQRLRWLGLLLGFVGVALLAWKAPGGAGMKSGDAGWAIAACLCASICYAVAANFAKRYLVGVPPLASATGSLIGASICLAVPTIVNWPSQMPGPRAWGAVIAIAILCTGLAYFLYFRLIANAGPSRAVAVTFLAPAFAVLYGFLFLHETVTLWMLGCAVIIVCGTMLSTGLIKLDSNGK, from the coding sequence ATGCCCCTCACACCCGCGCCAGCCAGCCCGGCGCAACGCTCCTGGGTTCCCGAGTTCCTGTTGCTGTCCTCGATCTGGGGCGCATCGTTTCTGTTCATGCGCATGGGCGCGGTGGAATTCGGCCCATTTCCCACGGCTGGTTTGCGCGTGGCGCTTGCAGCGGTCTTGCTGATTCCATTCGTGGTATTGACCGGTGAATGGCCCGCCCTGCGCCGCCACTGGAAAACCGTGATGCTCGCTGGCGTAATCAATTCGGCGATTCCGTTTGCGCTGTTCGCCTGGGCGGTGATGCACATCACCACCGGCCTCACCTCCATTCTGAACGCCACCGTGCCATTGTTCGGCGCGCTGGTCGCATGGATCTGGCTGGGCGAGCGCATCCAGCGCCTGCGCTGGCTGGGGTTGCTGCTTGGGTTCGTGGGTGTTGCGCTGCTGGCGTGGAAAGCGCCCGGTGGCGCGGGCATGAAGAGCGGCGATGCCGGCTGGGCCATCGCGGCTTGTCTCTGCGCCTCCATCTGCTACGCGGTGGCGGCCAACTTCGCCAAACGATATCTGGTGGGTGTTCCTCCTCTTGCCAGCGCCACAGGGAGCTTGATCGGTGCCAGCATCTGTCTGGCCGTTCCGACCATCGTGAACTGGCCATCACAAATGCCCGGCCCCCGTGCTTGGGGCGCCGTCATCGCCATCGCCATCCTGTGTACCGGTCTTGCCTACTTCCTGTACTTCCGGCTCATCGCCAACGCGGGGCCAAGCCGCGCCGTAGCCGTCACATTTCTCGCTCCCGCCTTTGCCGTCCTGTATGGTTTTCTATTTCTTCACGAAACGGTCACGCTGTGGATGTTGGGTTGCGCGGTAATCATCGTATGTGGAACCATGCTGTCCACGGGGCTGATCAAACTTGACAGCAACGGAAAGTGA
- a CDS encoding methylated-DNA--[protein]-cysteine S-methyltransferase yields the protein MTTFSNDLACTRFSTILGDMYAAASDQGLVGLWFHDQRHLPAQLSSDLPDPLWRMDDKHPVLTKARDQVREFLDGKRRDFDLPLDISAGTPFQRSVWQALLNIPTGKTTTYGALARQLGKTQAMRAVGAAVGRNPLSLAVPCHRVLGQDGSLTGYAGGLPRKTALLTLEGALAGGISDVSDVSKN from the coding sequence ATGACCACTTTTTCCAACGATCTCGCCTGCACACGCTTTTCCACCATTTTGGGCGACATGTACGCAGCCGCCTCCGACCAAGGTCTGGTCGGTCTCTGGTTCCATGACCAGCGACACCTACCCGCGCAGCTCTCGTCCGATCTGCCGGATCCCCTCTGGCGGATGGACGACAAACACCCGGTGCTGACCAAAGCCAGAGACCAGGTTCGCGAGTTCCTCGACGGCAAGCGCCGCGACTTCGATCTGCCACTGGATATTTCCGCAGGTACACCGTTCCAGCGATCGGTCTGGCAGGCCCTGCTCAACATTCCGACCGGCAAGACGACCACCTACGGTGCCCTCGCCCGCCAGCTAGGCAAGACGCAGGCCATGCGCGCCGTCGGCGCTGCCGTAGGGCGGAATCCACTGAGCCTGGCCGTGCCCTGCCACCGGGTTCTCGGTCAGGACGGTAGCTTGACCGGCTATGCTGGCGGGCTGCCGCGCAAGACCGCTCTGCTGACGCTCGAAGGCGCGCTCGCGGGCGGCATTTCCGATGTCTCTGACGTTTCCAAGAACTGA
- a CDS encoding DNA-3-methyladenine glycosylase 2 family protein gives MTEIAPTSVTQVEDARYLAVKARDARFDGSFFTGVTSTGIYCRPVCSVRVPRRENCRFFDLAAQAEHAGFRPCLRCRPELAPQALIWSNQDASGILLQQALRMLDAPENWADAEGGAVIDWLASRLGVTDRHVRRIFSTALGISPLQYLQTRRLLAAKQLLTDTTLPITQVALASGFRSVRGFNAAFLQHYSLKPSQLRKDGGESSGGDAVQSHVIRLGWRPPYDVQAMLGFLSTRTIASLEQVEAALPKGLPGMRRTLRMGDGANAAKGWFDVRFDEPSTRLLLVVSDSLLPVLPALIARIRAMFDLDADLGVIDGVLTPFFHAGEGMRVPGAADGFELAVRAVLGQQITVAAARTLAQRLVQNFGEPIATPWPELSRLFPTADALTAASSDELGSLGIVRQRQQAIKAIAAAVAKGKLRLQPGEDPERTMAALRELPGIGDWTAQYIAMRALRWPDAFPAGDVALQSALGIARGASAARDALAASQVWRPWRSYAVIRTWAGLARR, from the coding sequence ATGACCGAGATCGCACCAACCTCCGTGACCCAAGTGGAAGACGCCCGCTATCTGGCCGTCAAGGCGCGCGACGCGCGTTTCGACGGCAGCTTCTTCACGGGCGTGACCAGTACCGGCATCTACTGCCGTCCGGTTTGCTCGGTACGCGTGCCGCGCCGGGAAAACTGCCGCTTCTTCGATCTGGCGGCCCAGGCCGAACATGCCGGATTCCGTCCCTGCCTGCGCTGCCGCCCGGAGCTGGCTCCGCAGGCCTTGATTTGGTCGAATCAGGACGCGAGCGGAATTCTGCTGCAACAGGCGCTGCGCATGCTCGATGCGCCCGAGAACTGGGCTGATGCAGAAGGCGGTGCGGTCATCGACTGGCTGGCCAGCCGCCTCGGGGTCACGGACCGCCATGTGCGCCGCATCTTCAGCACCGCGTTGGGCATTTCGCCACTTCAATATCTGCAGACCCGCCGCCTGCTCGCGGCCAAACAGCTGCTGACCGACACCACGCTGCCAATCACCCAGGTGGCGCTCGCCAGCGGATTTCGCAGCGTGCGCGGCTTCAATGCGGCGTTTCTGCAGCATTACTCGCTCAAGCCCAGCCAATTGCGAAAGGACGGCGGCGAATCGAGTGGCGGGGATGCGGTGCAGTCGCATGTGATCCGCCTTGGTTGGCGTCCGCCTTATGACGTACAGGCCATGCTGGGCTTTCTCAGCACCCGGACCATTGCCTCGCTGGAACAGGTGGAGGCCGCGCTCCCCAAAGGCCTGCCCGGCATGCGACGAACCTTGCGCATGGGCGATGGCGCAAACGCGGCCAAGGGCTGGTTTGACGTGCGCTTTGACGAGCCGTCAACCCGGCTGCTGCTGGTCGTGAGTGATTCCCTGCTGCCGGTGCTCCCGGCGCTGATCGCCCGCATCCGCGCCATGTTTGATCTGGATGCGGATCTAGGGGTGATCGACGGCGTTCTTACGCCCTTCTTCCATGCAGGTGAAGGCATGCGGGTGCCGGGGGCCGCGGACGGTTTTGAGCTGGCGGTGCGCGCCGTGCTGGGCCAGCAGATCACCGTGGCCGCCGCACGCACGCTGGCGCAGCGGCTGGTGCAGAACTTCGGAGAGCCCATCGCCACGCCGTGGCCGGAGCTGTCACGGCTGTTTCCCACGGCCGATGCCTTGACCGCAGCGAGCAGCGACGAACTCGGATCGCTCGGCATCGTGCGCCAGCGCCAGCAGGCGATCAAGGCGATTGCCGCCGCCGTCGCCAAAGGCAAGCTGCGCCTGCAGCCCGGCGAAGACCCCGAACGCACCATGGCCGCGCTGCGCGAGCTGCCCGGCATTGGCGACTGGACCGCGCAATACATCGCGATGCGCGCCCTGCGCTGGCCCGACGCGTTTCCCGCTGGCGATGTCGCGCTGCAGTCGGCGCTGGGCATTGCGCGCGGCGCCAGCGCGGCGCGCGATGCACTCGCGGCGTCGCAGGTCTGGCGGCCATGGCGCAGCTATGCCGTCATCCGCACCTGGGCCGGGCTGGCCCGCCGCTGA
- a CDS encoding phosphomannomutase/phosphoglucomutase yields the protein MPFSPAIFKAYDIRGIVPSTLNEDVARNLGRAFGLAARAKGERVVAVGRDGRLSGPALSAALMTGLVDVGIEVIDVGMVTTPMLYFAAATLCHSGIQVTGSHNPKDYNGFKMVLAGKAIYGEEIQNLRRVMDAQSWQAHEGGSIREANVLKAYTDRIVGDIKLARPMRIVVDSGNGVAGASAPGIFRAIGCEVIELFSEVDGDFPNHHPDPSKPDNLRDVIAALKNSDAELGLAFDGDGDRLGIVTKGGENIFPDRQMMLFAQDVLSRVPGASILFDVKCTQRLAPAIEAAGGKAVMYKTGHSLIKARMKELDAPLGGEMSGHIFFKERWFGFDDGTYAGCRLLEILSKSADPSAVLNALPTSFSTPELNVSCEEGEPHRLTAQLQEIAASTFSAPAQLSTIDGLRVDWPDGFGLIRASNTTPVLVLRFEGHTEEAMHRIETEMLALLERVKPGAKVGGAAH from the coding sequence GTGCCATTTTCGCCAGCCATTTTCAAAGCCTATGACATTCGCGGTATTGTTCCCAGCACTCTGAACGAAGACGTAGCCCGCAATCTGGGCCGGGCGTTCGGGCTGGCCGCGCGCGCCAAGGGTGAACGGGTGGTCGCAGTGGGCCGGGACGGGCGCCTGTCCGGCCCCGCACTGTCTGCGGCACTGATGACGGGTCTGGTGGACGTGGGCATCGAGGTGATCGACGTCGGCATGGTCACTACGCCGATGCTGTACTTCGCGGCCGCCACCCTGTGCCACAGCGGCATTCAGGTGACCGGCAGCCACAATCCCAAGGATTACAACGGCTTCAAGATGGTGCTCGCGGGCAAGGCCATCTATGGCGAGGAAATCCAGAACCTGCGCCGGGTGATGGACGCGCAGTCCTGGCAGGCGCACGAGGGCGGCAGCATCCGCGAGGCCAACGTGCTCAAAGCCTACACCGACCGCATCGTCGGCGACATCAAGCTCGCGCGTCCGATGAGGATCGTCGTTGACTCCGGCAACGGCGTTGCGGGCGCTTCGGCTCCGGGCATCTTCCGCGCCATCGGCTGCGAGGTGATCGAGCTGTTCTCCGAGGTGGACGGTGATTTCCCCAACCACCACCCTGATCCCAGCAAGCCGGACAACTTGAGGGACGTGATCGCGGCGCTCAAGAACAGCGACGCTGAACTCGGCCTTGCGTTCGATGGGGACGGCGACCGCCTCGGCATCGTCACCAAGGGTGGCGAGAACATCTTCCCCGACCGCCAGATGATGCTGTTCGCGCAGGACGTGCTCTCGCGCGTGCCCGGTGCGTCCATCCTGTTTGACGTGAAGTGCACCCAGCGCCTCGCGCCCGCCATCGAGGCGGCTGGCGGCAAGGCCGTCATGTACAAGACCGGCCATTCGCTGATCAAGGCCCGTATGAAGGAGCTCGACGCACCTCTGGGCGGTGAGATGAGCGGCCATATTTTCTTCAAGGAGCGCTGGTTCGGCTTTGACGACGGCACCTACGCGGGTTGCCGCCTGCTCGAAATTCTGAGCAAGAGCGCTGACCCCAGCGCCGTGCTCAATGCCTTGCCGACCAGTTTTTCGACGCCCGAACTCAATGTGTCGTGCGAAGAGGGTGAGCCGCATCGTTTGACTGCCCAACTGCAGGAAATTGCTGCCTCCACGTTCAGCGCTCCTGCGCAGCTCAGCACCATCGACGGCCTGCGTGTGGACTGGCCGGACGGCTTCGGCCTGATCCGCGCGAGCAACACCACGCCCGTGCTGGTGCTGCGTTTTGAAGGCCACACCGAGGAAGCGATGCACCGCATCGAGACCGAAATGCTGGCGCTGCTTGAGCGCGTGAAGCCCGGCGCGAAGGTGGGCGGAGCGGCTCACTGA
- a CDS encoding 3-deoxy-D-manno-octulosonic acid transferase: protein MRRKLVRRAQSEPGYAMAVGERFGRYDTPPRVAGVADVAGTFARPLIWIHAVSLGETRAAAILLKELRKLLPSMQLLLTNGTATGREEGKKLLQDDDIQVWQPWDSPQAVRRFLLNFQPDIGVLMETEIWPNLVAGCKAHGIPLVLANARMNEKSWRGAKRLSWLAGPAYRSLSAVWAQTEADAKRLADVGAPVRGVLGNLKFDSVPDAALLERGRAWRVTSERPVVLFASSREGEEAAWLQAWLRQRVGFASRHQQVQWLLVPRHPQRFDEVITLCIDAGLTVSRRSAWGDAPEAADVWLGDSMGEMAQYYGMAHAAMLGGSFEPLGGQNLIEALSCDCPVIMGPHTFNFAEASELAAEAGVALRVADMDAGVLESVRLVNEPERLAELASRCHAFTSAHRGAAMSTALAVVQQMRGTKAIQAAV from the coding sequence TTGCGGCGCAAGCTGGTGCGGCGCGCGCAATCCGAACCGGGCTACGCCATGGCCGTTGGCGAGCGCTTTGGGCGCTATGACACGCCGCCGCGTGTGGCGGGCGTAGCAGATGTGGCGGGTACGTTCGCCCGGCCGCTGATATGGATCCATGCCGTGTCGCTTGGCGAAACGCGCGCCGCCGCCATTCTGCTCAAGGAACTGCGCAAGCTGCTGCCAAGTATGCAGCTCCTGCTCACCAATGGTACGGCCACCGGCCGCGAAGAGGGCAAGAAGCTGCTGCAGGATGACGACATCCAGGTCTGGCAGCCATGGGATTCACCTCAGGCGGTGCGTCGATTTCTGCTGAACTTCCAGCCCGATATCGGCGTGCTGATGGAGACCGAGATCTGGCCCAATCTGGTGGCAGGATGCAAGGCGCACGGCATTCCGCTGGTGCTGGCGAACGCGCGCATGAATGAAAAATCGTGGCGCGGTGCCAAGCGGCTGTCATGGCTGGCCGGGCCCGCCTACCGCAGCCTGTCCGCCGTCTGGGCGCAGACCGAGGCCGACGCCAAGCGGCTTGCCGACGTCGGCGCGCCGGTGCGCGGCGTGCTCGGCAATCTCAAGTTCGACAGCGTACCCGATGCCGCCTTGCTCGAACGTGGCCGCGCTTGGCGTGTGACCAGCGAGCGCCCGGTCGTGCTGTTCGCGAGCAGCCGCGAGGGCGAAGAGGCCGCCTGGCTGCAGGCTTGGCTGCGTCAACGCGTGGGCTTCGCGAGCAGGCATCAGCAGGTGCAGTGGCTGCTCGTGCCGCGCCACCCACAACGTTTTGATGAGGTGATTACGCTGTGCATCGATGCGGGTCTGACGGTCTCGCGCCGCAGCGCATGGGGCGATGCGCCGGAGGCCGCCGACGTCTGGCTTGGCGACAGCATGGGCGAGATGGCGCAGTACTACGGTATGGCCCATGCGGCGATGCTCGGCGGAAGCTTCGAGCCGCTGGGCGGACAGAACCTGATCGAGGCGCTGTCCTGCGACTGCCCCGTCATCATGGGACCGCACACCTTCAATTTTGCCGAGGCTTCCGAACTCGCGGCCGAGGCGGGAGTGGCGCTGCGGGTGGCCGACATGGATGCGGGCGTGCTCGAATCCGTGCGCCTCGTCAACGAGCCCGAGCGCCTTGCCGAGCTGGCCTCGCGCTGCCATGCCTTCACCAGCGCGCACCGGGGCGCGGCAATGTCGACCGCGCTGGCAGTGGTGCAGCAGATGCGCGGGACCAAGGCGATTCAAGCCGCCGTTTGA